A stretch of Paenibacillus sp. URB8-2 DNA encodes these proteins:
- a CDS encoding GerAB/ArcD/ProY family transporter yields the protein MREIRIGSIHFFSLVLMFELGTALVVNVGMEAGRDAWIAIFLGCLVGMLIYTGYNYLFKLYPDLPLSGYVRAILGKPLGAFVVILYAVIFLNGAGRDLRDGSALLVMAALNRTPIIIVAAMMILSCGYVLHKGLEVLARTSFIIMIGVLMIGGVITLLMLFSGEMEWSRLQPMLGDGIKPVALSVIRSNYMFPFGEVFCFMMLMPYIGDKKRAVWVVPSAILAAGLIISYTALVNITVLGSDMVERSPFPLLSTVSKAALSDFIQRLDVLVVMLLIIGVFFKVAVYYGAAVIAISDLFNLPYRTMIIPSAIIILFSGMLDARSFVEHLEEGGEMLTFIYPVFTIVIPTILIIVAAFRNYRSGSRPG from the coding sequence ATGCGGGAGATCAGAATAGGATCCATACATTTTTTTTCGCTTGTTCTCATGTTTGAATTGGGGACGGCTCTGGTGGTTAATGTTGGAATGGAAGCCGGCAGAGACGCCTGGATAGCCATCTTCCTGGGCTGCTTGGTTGGTATGCTCATCTATACCGGTTACAATTATCTGTTCAAGCTGTATCCCGATCTGCCGTTATCCGGCTATGTGCGGGCGATTCTCGGCAAACCGCTTGGGGCGTTCGTGGTCATTCTTTATGCGGTTATCTTTTTGAATGGAGCCGGCCGTGATTTGCGGGATGGCAGCGCTCTGCTGGTCATGGCCGCCTTGAACCGAACGCCGATCATTATCGTTGCCGCGATGATGATTTTGTCTTGCGGATACGTGTTGCATAAAGGATTGGAGGTGCTGGCCCGGACCTCGTTTATTATTATGATCGGTGTGCTGATGATCGGCGGGGTTATTACGCTGCTAATGCTTTTTTCGGGGGAAATGGAATGGTCGCGCTTGCAGCCGATGCTGGGGGATGGAATCAAACCGGTGGCCCTTTCGGTGATCCGTTCGAATTATATGTTTCCGTTCGGCGAAGTCTTCTGTTTCATGATGCTGATGCCTTATATCGGCGACAAAAAAAGAGCGGTTTGGGTTGTGCCTTCCGCAATCCTGGCAGCCGGATTGATTATCAGCTACACGGCACTAGTCAATATTACAGTGCTGGGCAGCGACATGGTGGAGCGTTCTCCGTTTCCTCTGCTATCCACCGTAAGTAAAGCGGCGTTGTCCGATTTTATCCAGCGATTGGACGTTTTGGTGGTAATGCTGCTGATTATCGGCGTTTTTTTCAAAGTAGCCGTTTACTACGGTGCGGCGGTGATCGCCATCTCGGATCTGTTCAATCTCCCTTACCGGACAATGATTATTCCTTCTGCGATCATTATTTTATTCTCCGGTATGCTGGACGCGCGCAGTTTTGTGGAGCATCTGGAGGAAGGCGGGGAAATGCTTACCTTCATATATCCCGTCTTTACTATTGTCATTCCGACCATCCTGATCATTGTCGCCGCCTTTAGGAATTATCGTTCGGGTTCCCGCCCGGGCTGA